The following are encoded together in the Phragmites australis chromosome 19, lpPhrAust1.1, whole genome shotgun sequence genome:
- the LOC133900578 gene encoding disease resistance protein RGA5-like produces the protein MDLVTGAMDSLALKLPNLLQDEYKLQKGVKAQVESLTEELESIHAALRKVSEVPWDQLDEQVKIWARQAREVSYNMEDILDTFFVRVEGREPADPSKLKQFMKKMRNLFSKVKGHHEIAGAIEDINKKLQEVAERRARYKVDEIVAKTAATTSTIDPRLEAMYKEATQLVGIDKSRGEIISMLTSSQGDDASNKKIMKKVSIVGVGGLGKTTLAKASYDKLKSHYDCGAFVSVGRNPDLVKVFKDILFDLAKHKYENIHNTGRGIDLLIRELREFLQDKRYFIVIDDIWEPKSWETIKLALVENNCGSKIITTTRKFEVAIEAGEVYKLQPLSYDNSKKLFYTRIFGEEKSPDNQPDEVCDKILKKCDGIPLAIITMASLLVGKPKEEWSELYSAIGFGDKNSKHVENTMRILSFSYYDLPSHLRTCLLYLSIYPEDYVIEKDSLISKWIAEGFVHEKQEKWLFEVGEGYFNDLINRSMIQQVVDREWHGMVYGCRVHDMVLDLIRFLSREENFVAILDNVKGTISKSNVRRLAHQNSIAEYITPQAKDMDMPQVRSYIVFRCGINQQVLSSFKLLRVLAIESSCVGLENLGNLLHLRYLGLRRTSISEIPKQIENLKFLQTLDVSSSSITELPSSVFKLTQLMCLRSDSRGMRVPDGFGKLTSLEELRVYPEQSKMERFVKDLGSLKQLRVLDTRFYVMDDSLQKDLVESLRNLHKIQHLSLFFVQSIHAVEATWEAPGFVLPKDLRHLNLINIDFPRLPSCVNLSCLPNLSCLHLQMNTMDDQDLEKLGRLPELRSLRLGIGSVRAISNINAGDRFFQKLRVFRPSAMVKFQGNEDSSVSFHIWNGNSDVPFGSRKNDHSSVPFAVMPNLEVLEIDVLLRDLDGNIGLEYLPSLKEVEVRICAQDASVAKVKEAKAALQNEIKAHPNCPLLQFSYQYTKKQQEDDDLLNKLITEEGEEEELEDGDVPTEEEGEERRKRSRR, from the exons ATGGATCTGGTGACGGGGGCGATGGATAGCCTCGCCCTCAAGCTGCCCAACCTGCTCCAAGATGAGTACAAGCTGCAGAAGGGCGTCAAGGCGCAAGTTGAGTCACTCACAGAGGAGCTGGAGAGCATCCATGCTGCCCTCCGCAAGGTTTCGGAAGTGCCGTGGGACCAGCTCGACGAGCAGGTCAAGATCTGGGCACGACAGGCCAGGGAGGTGTCCTACAACATGGAGGATATCCTCGACACCTTTTTCGTGCGCGTCGAGGGCCGTGAGCCCGCCGACCCGAGCAAGCTGAAACAATTCATGAAGAAGATGCGCAACCTGTTTAGCAAGGTCAAGGGTCACCATGAAATCGCTGGCGCCATCGAAGACATCAACAAGAAACTACAGGAGGTGGCCGAGCGGCGTGCTAGATACAAAGTTGATGAGATCGTAGCCAAGACTGCCGCAACGACATCGACTATTGATCCTCGCCTTGAGGCTATGTACAAAGAAGCTACACAGCTCGTTGGGATCGACAAGTCAAGGGGCGAGATCATATCCATGCTGACGTCGTCCCAAGGAGACGATGCGTCCAACAAGAAGATCATGAAGAAGGTTTCCATTGTTGGAGTTGGAGGATTGGGCAAGACCACTCTTGCCAAAGCATCATATGACAAGCTTAAGTCGCACTACGATTGTGGGGCTTTTGTTTCGGTTGGACGGAATCCTGACTTGGTGAAAGTTTTTAAGGATATTCTCTTTGATCTTGCCAAACACAAGTACGAGAACATTCATAACACAGGAAGAGGTATAGATCTGCTCATCCGTGAACTCCGAGAATTCCTTCAGGACAAAAG GTATTTCATTGTTATTGATGACATATGGGAGCCAAAGTCTTGGGAAACAATCAAATTGGCTCTAGTTGAGAATAACTGCGGAAGTAAAATAATCACAACTACTCGTAAATTTGAAGTTGCCATAGAAGCCGGTGAGGTTTACAAGCTACAGCCACTTTCATATGATAACTCCAAAAAGTTATTCTATACAAGGATATTTGGTGAAGAAAAAAGTCCTGATAACCAACCGGATGAGGTATGCGATAAAATTCTAAAGAAATGTGATGGTATACCATTAGCTATCATCACTATGGCTAGTTTGTTGGTGGGAAAACCAAAGGAAGAATGGTCCGAGCTCTATAGTGCTATTGGTTTTGGAGATAAAAATAGCAAGCATGTAGAAAATACTATGAGGATATTGTCTTTTAGCTACTATGATTTACCTTCACATCTAAGGACATGCTTACTGTATCTAAGTATATATCCAGAAGATTATGTTATTGAGAAAGATTCTTTGATTTCGAAGTGGATAGCTGAAGGTTTTGTCCATGAGAAACAGGAAAAATGGTTATTTGAGGTCGGAGAAGGATACTTCAACGATCTGATAAATAGAAGTATGATCCAGCAGGTAGTGGATAGAGAATGGCATGGCATGGTATATGGTTGCCGTGTTCATGATATGGTTCTTGATCTCATCCGTTTCTTGTCACGTGAAGAAAACTTTGTTGCTATATTAGATAATGTTAAAGGCACAATATCGAAAAGCAATGTACGTAGATTAGCCCATCAAAATAGTATCGCAGAGTACATTACTCCTCAAGCTAAAGATATGGACATGCCACAAGTGAGGTCATATATTGTGTTTAGGTGTGGTATTAATCAACAGGTCCTTTCGAGCTTTAAACTTCTGCGTGTGCTAGCCATAGAAAGTAGCTGTGTTGGTCTTGAGAATCTTGGGAATTTACTTCACTTGAGGTATCTTGGGCTAAGACGTACAAGTATTAGTGAAATCCCGAAACAAATAGAGAATCTGAAGTTTCTGCAGACGCTTGATGTGAGTAGTTCTTCGATAACAGAACTGCCATCAAGTGTCTTCAAGCTAACACAGTTGATGTGCCTACGTTCTGATTCACGGGGAATGAGAGTGCCGGATGGGTTTGGAAAGCTGACATCCCTGGAGGAGCTAAGGGTATATCCTGAACAGTCTAAGATGGAGAGGTTTGTGAAGGATCTGGGCAGCCTGAAACAACTGAGGGTGCTCGATACTCGGTTTTATGTGATGGATGACAGCCTGCAGAAAGATTTGGTGGAGTCTCTACGCAATCTCCACAAGATACAGCATCTTAGTCTGTTTTTCGTACAATCTATCCATGCAGTTGAAGCCACATGGGAAGCACCAGGCTTTGTGCTCCCGAAAGATCTCCGTCATTTGAATTTGATAAACATTGACTTCCCTAGGCTGCCGTCATGCGTTAATCTCTCGTGTCTTCCCAACCTCTCTTGCTTGCATTTGCAAATGAATACTATGGATGATCAGGATCTGGAAAAACTTGGTAGGTTGCCGGAACTCCGTTCTCTCCGTCTGGGTATCGGCTCCGTGCGAGCAATAAGCAATATTAATGCCGGTGATAGATTCTTCCAGAAGCTAAGGGTGTTCCGGCCATCGGCAATGGTCAAGTTTCAGGGTAACGAGGACTCGAGCGTTTCATTTCATATATGGAATGGAAACAGTGATGTGCCCTTTGGCTCCAGAAAAAACGACCACAGCAGCGTGCCCTTTGCCGTGATGCCAAACCTTGAGGTGCTTGAGATTGACGTGTTGCTGCGGGACTTGGATGGCAACATTGGCTTGGAATACCTGCCTTCGCTTAAGGAAGTCGAAGTGCGTATCTGTGCCCAGGATGCGTCTGTTGCGAAGGTGAAAGAAGCGAAGGCTGCGCTGCAGAACGAAATCAAGGCCCATCCCAACTGTCCCTTGCTTCAATTTAGTTATCAATACACAAAGAAACAG CAGGAAGACGATGATTTACTGAACAAGTTGATCACTGAAgaaggtgaggaggaggagctggaaGACGGTGATGTACCCACCGAAGAAGAAggtgaggagaggaggaagaggtctCGCCGATGA